The following proteins are co-located in the Desulfatitalea tepidiphila genome:
- a CDS encoding glycine cleavage system protein R yields MKKFIISVLGKDRPGIIAAVTRVLFENEFNIEDVSQTILQSQFSGIFIVTGPDATDPGRLCGALQEGTSGMQMHYHVREMDPAPFTWTACACESFVITTRGPDRKGLVAQITAVLARHNVNVTQLEAVFRGGSEPGKNMMIYEVDIPLDIDLQQLRADLKDKGAELQLEVNIQHKNIFEAMNRI; encoded by the coding sequence ATGAAAAAATTCATCATTTCGGTTTTGGGAAAGGACCGGCCGGGCATCATCGCCGCGGTCACCCGGGTCCTGTTTGAAAACGAGTTCAATATCGAGGACGTCAGCCAGACCATCCTTCAGTCCCAATTTTCCGGCATCTTCATCGTCACCGGGCCCGACGCCACCGATCCTGGGAGGTTGTGCGGCGCGTTGCAGGAAGGCACCAGTGGCATGCAGATGCATTACCATGTCAGGGAAATGGACCCCGCGCCCTTCACCTGGACCGCGTGCGCCTGTGAATCTTTCGTGATCACCACGCGGGGGCCGGACCGCAAGGGCCTGGTGGCCCAGATCACGGCCGTGCTGGCCAGGCACAACGTCAATGTCACCCAGCTCGAGGCCGTGTTCAGGGGCGGCAGCGAACCCGGCAAAAACATGATGATTTATGAGGTGGATATTCCCCTGGACATCGACCTGCAACAACTTCGCGCCGACCTCAAAGACAAGGGTGCGGAATTGCAGCTCGAGGTCAACATTCAACACAAGAACATCTTCGAGGCCATGAACCGGATATAA
- a CDS encoding CBS domain-containing protein: protein MATLITTHKNTDFDGVASVTAALLLYPDASPLIPKPLNPNVKAFLSLHKDVFPWSEKPAPSVEDASRLIVVDTAEWHRIPSAKALQKMKDLEVRVWDHHASSEPIRSDWQCIEPVGANITLMMRYLNEKGIGLTPIQATLFLAGLYEDTGHLTFTNTTAEDAHAAGDLLTQGADLKILSKFLRPAYGEKQKDILFEMLQSARRQKINGHRISISKLPIEGHVSGLALVVNMYRDIMNVDAAFGIFCLPDNERCMVIGRSDVESLNIGDIMRSMGGGGHPGAGSAMLKQVNPDTIIEMISSLVEGNQQASVQISDLMSFPVVTVEPTATMEEAAKIMRSKGCTGLPVTEGDRLVGMISRRDFQKVRGENRMKSPVKAYMRYPVETIHPGVSPLQAARIMIRQDIGRLPIVEDDRLIGIVTRSDVMCYFYDLLPD, encoded by the coding sequence ATGGCCACACTGATCACGACCCACAAAAACACCGATTTCGATGGCGTGGCTTCGGTAACGGCCGCGTTGCTGCTCTATCCCGACGCCTCGCCGCTGATCCCCAAACCTCTCAACCCCAATGTGAAGGCGTTTCTGTCGCTTCACAAGGACGTTTTCCCCTGGAGCGAAAAACCGGCGCCGTCCGTCGAGGACGCCAGCCGATTGATCGTGGTCGATACGGCCGAATGGCACCGGATCCCCAGCGCCAAGGCCCTTCAAAAAATGAAGGACCTGGAGGTCCGGGTCTGGGATCACCATGCATCGAGCGAACCGATTCGATCCGATTGGCAATGCATCGAACCGGTAGGCGCCAATATCACTCTGATGATGCGCTATCTTAACGAGAAGGGGATTGGATTGACACCGATCCAGGCCACCCTTTTCCTGGCCGGATTATACGAAGATACCGGACACCTCACATTTACGAACACCACGGCCGAGGATGCCCATGCGGCCGGTGACCTTCTCACCCAAGGCGCGGACCTGAAAATTTTGAGCAAGTTTCTTCGCCCGGCCTACGGCGAAAAACAGAAAGATATCCTGTTCGAGATGCTCCAGTCGGCGCGGCGCCAGAAAATCAACGGTCACAGAATCAGCATCAGCAAGCTGCCCATAGAAGGCCATGTGAGCGGTCTGGCGCTGGTGGTGAACATGTACCGTGACATCATGAACGTGGATGCCGCATTCGGCATTTTTTGCCTGCCGGACAACGAACGCTGCATGGTGATCGGCCGCAGCGATGTGGAAAGCCTCAACATCGGCGACATCATGCGAAGCATGGGCGGCGGCGGACATCCCGGGGCCGGATCGGCCATGCTGAAGCAAGTCAACCCGGATACCATCATCGAAATGATCTCCAGCCTGGTGGAAGGCAACCAGCAGGCGTCGGTGCAAATCAGCGATTTGATGTCCTTTCCGGTGGTCACGGTGGAGCCCACCGCCACGATGGAGGAGGCCGCTAAAATCATGCGATCCAAGGGGTGCACCGGCTTGCCGGTGACCGAAGGGGACCGATTGGTGGGAATGATTTCACGCCGCGACTTTCAGAAGGTGCGGGGAGAAAACCGGATGAAGTCTCCGGTAAAGGCCTACATGCGTTATCCGGTGGAGACCATCCACCCGGGCGTGAGCCCCTTGCAGGCCGCCCGAATCATGATCCGCCAGGATATCGGCCGGCTGCCCATCGTGGAGGACGACCGCCTGATCGGCATCGTGACCCGATCGGATGTGATGTGCTATTTCTACGACCTGCTGCCCGATTGA